One genomic segment of bacterium includes these proteins:
- the rny gene encoding ribonuclease Y, which produces MFSPPYLYISLVVILVLGAGLGYWLRRIFAKRRLASAEETAEKLLVDARNEAKSIVREAKLEARDEASAIKLQFDKQADERRGELQRIEKWLSSKEGQLEKRESELDERLEEVKAKGKKLEELEATLTTREGHLVKLIDEQMRLLEHLSGITAEEAKALLLEDLRAEVEHESVRLLKEMREEAQARAEDEARKIITNAVQRIASDQVSEITVSVVQLPSDEMKGRVIGREGRNIRAFEMATGVDVVVDDTPEAVILSGFDPVKREIARQTMEKLIQDGRIHPGRIEDIVAKVSAKMKTTLREAGEQAALDTHVQGLHPEVVNLLGRLRYRTSFGQNVLQHSLEVSYLAGMMAAELGLDEKLARRAGLLHDLGKAVDHEIEGTHAQIGADLTRRYNEKPPIINAVEAHHDAVEPATPEAVLVMAADALSAARPGARRETLDLYIKRLAKLEEIADSFPGVERSYAIQAGREIRIIVNPEASDDRQAEEISHLVARRVEKEMEYPGKIKVTVIRERRATDYAS; this is translated from the coding sequence ATCTTTTCCCCCCCCTATCTTTATATATCCCTGGTCGTGATTCTGGTCCTCGGCGCGGGGCTGGGCTATTGGCTGCGCCGCATTTTCGCCAAACGTCGGCTGGCCTCCGCCGAGGAGACCGCCGAGAAGCTCCTGGTGGACGCCCGCAACGAGGCCAAGTCCATCGTCCGGGAGGCCAAGCTCGAGGCCCGGGACGAGGCCTCGGCCATCAAGCTCCAGTTCGATAAGCAGGCCGACGAGCGGCGGGGTGAGCTCCAGCGCATCGAGAAGTGGCTCTCCTCCAAGGAGGGCCAGCTCGAGAAACGCGAGTCCGAGCTCGACGAACGCCTGGAAGAGGTGAAGGCCAAGGGGAAGAAGCTCGAGGAGCTCGAGGCCACCCTGACCACCCGGGAGGGGCATCTGGTCAAGCTCATTGACGAGCAGATGCGCCTTCTGGAGCACCTGAGCGGGATAACGGCCGAGGAGGCCAAGGCGCTCCTTTTGGAGGACCTGCGCGCCGAGGTGGAGCACGAGTCGGTGAGGCTCTTGAAGGAGATGCGCGAGGAGGCCCAGGCCCGGGCCGAGGACGAGGCCCGTAAAATCATCACCAACGCCGTCCAGCGCATCGCCAGTGATCAGGTGTCCGAAATCACGGTCAGCGTGGTCCAGCTCCCCTCCGACGAGATGAAGGGGAGGGTCATCGGGCGCGAGGGTCGCAATATCCGGGCCTTCGAGATGGCCACCGGCGTGGACGTGGTCGTGGACGACACCCCCGAGGCGGTGATCCTCTCCGGCTTCGATCCGGTGAAGCGCGAGATAGCCCGGCAGACGATGGAGAAACTGATCCAGGACGGCCGCATCCACCCGGGGCGCATCGAGGACATCGTCGCCAAAGTATCGGCGAAGATGAAGACCACCCTCCGGGAGGCGGGCGAGCAGGCGGCCCTGGACACCCACGTGCAGGGGCTGCACCCCGAGGTGGTGAACCTCCTCGGCCGGCTCCGCTACCGGACGAGCTTCGGCCAGAACGTCCTGCAGCATTCCCTGGAGGTCTCGTATCTCGCCGGGATGATGGCGGCGGAGCTGGGTCTCGATGAGAAGCTGGCCCGGCGCGCGGGTTTGTTGCACGACCTCGGCAAGGCCGTGGACCACGAGATTGAGGGGACGCACGCCCAGATCGGGGCCGACCTGACCCGCCGCTACAACGAAAAGCCGCCCATCATCAACGCCGTCGAGGCGCATCACGACGCCGTCGAGCCCGCCACTCCCGAGGCGGTGCTGGTGATGGCCGCCGACGCCCTCTCGGCCGCCCGGCCCGGCGCCCGCCGCGAGACCCTCGACCTCTACATCAAGCGGCTCGCCAAGCTCGAGGAAATCGCCGACTCCTTCCCCGGCGTCGAGCGCTCCTACGCCATCCAGGCCGGGAGGGAGATAAGAATCATCGTGAACCCCGAGGCCTCGGACGACCGCCAGGCCGAAGAAATTTCCCACCTGGTGGCCCGCCGCGTCGAGAAGGAAATGGAGTACCCCGGCAAGATCAAGGTGACGGTCATCCGGGAGCGCCGGGCGACCGACTACGCCTCGTAA